One genomic window of Monodelphis domestica isolate mMonDom1 chromosome 1, mMonDom1.pri, whole genome shotgun sequence includes the following:
- the LOC100026963 gene encoding protocadherin alpha-11 isoform X27, which yields MGFSERGGLRFRQLLLSFLLHTSWEVGSGQVHYSVPEEAKHGTFVGRIAQDLGLEVGELVSRLFRVVSKGRMDYLEVNGQNGILFVNSRIDREELCGRNPDCSIHLEVIVEKPLQVFHVEVEIKDINDNAPAFPATEQRLFISESKQPDSRFPLEGALDADIGVNSVLTYGLSPSQYFILETQTSSERSKALSLLLKKSLDREDTPEINLLLTATDGGKPELTGTVQLRISVLDVNDNDPEFDQSEYKVKLLENVANGTFIVKVNATDRDEGINKVLKYSLRSIKPKGNDLFRLHENTGEIRINGNLDFEDNKFYELQVEATDMGTPPMVGHCRVLVEILDINDNAPEVTVTSLSLPVREDAPQGTVIALISVSDLDSGANGQVTCSLSPLGPFKLVSTFRNYYSLVLGSTLDREIVPAYELVVTARDGGSPALQATASVSVDIGDVNDNAPAFEQSLYTVFVKENNPPGSHIFTVSASDPDAQENALVSYSLVERQVGERPLSSYISVHSESGKLYALQPLDHEELELLQFQVSARDAGFPPLGSNVSLQVFVLDENDNAPAVLPPHAGISPVTELVSQSVAVGHVVAKIRAVDADSGYNAWLSYELLPEVGVRRSPFRVGLYTGEISTTRVLEESDGPRNMLLILVKDHGEPTMSATATVTVSLLESGQDLQTSGMARLPAVSSIVKGTTLVNVNVYLIIAICSVSSLLVLSLLVYVALRCSTPTQGIHGPGKPTLVCSNEAGNWPYSQQRLQKICSGEGTVKNDLMAFSPNLPPCPPTSNREEQETKKEPLGKVSLVQFIYIDRIMKFKKYKMLCCFGALKLQCLFLGKVCNF from the coding sequence ATGGGATTTTCCGAACGAGGAGGTCTGAGATTCCGGCAGCTGCTCCTCTCGTTTCTACTCCATACATCCTGGGAGGTGGGGAGCGGCCAGGTCCATTACTCGGTGCCAGAGGAAGCGAAACACGGAACGTTCGTGGGGAGAATCGCGCAGGATCTGGGTCTAGAAGTTGGGGAGCTGGTATCGAGACTGTTCCGGGTGGTGTCAAAGGGCCGCATGGACTACCTGGAGGTAAACGGGCAGAATGGCATTTTGTTTGTGAATTCTCGGATCGATCGCGAGGAGTTGTGCGGCCGCAACCCTGATTGTAGCATCCACCTGGAGGTGATCGTGGAAAAACCTCTGCAGGTTTTCCATGTGGAGGTGGAGATCAAGGACATTAATGATAATGCTCCTGCGTTTCCTGCTACAGAACAAAGGCTGTTCATTTCTGAATCTAAACAGCCAGACTCCCGATTTCCGCTGGAGGGCGCGTTAGATGCGGATATAGGAGTGAACTCTGTCTTGACCTATGGGCTCAGCCCTagtcaatattttattttggaaacgCAAACGAGTAGCGAACGAAGTAAAGCTTTGTCACTTTTGTTAAAAAAGTCTTTGGACCGAGAAGATACTCCAGAGATTAATCTGTTACTGACTGCCACTGATGGAGGCAAACCGGAGCTCACAGGTACAGTCCAATTAAGGATCTCGGTGCTAGATGTCAATGATAATGATCCTGAGTTTGATCAGTCAGAGTACAAGGTGAAATTATTGGAAAATGTTGCAAATGGCACATTTATAGTAAAGGTCAATGCCACGGATAGGGATGAAGgaataaataaagttttaaaatattcactGCGTTCGATAAAAccaaagggaaatgacttgttcagattACATGAAAATACAGGAGAAATTAGGATAAATGGAAACTTGGATTTCGAGGACAATAAATTCTATGAACTTCAAGTAGAGGCGACTGATATGGGAACCCCTCCCATGGTGGGCCACTGCAGGGTTTTAGTAGAGATCCTGGACATCAACGATAACGCTCCAGAGGTCACTGTGACATCTTTATCGCTGCCAGTTCGTGAAGATGCCCCACAGGGTACAGTTATCGCCCTTATCAGCGTGTCTGACCTTGATTCAGGAGCTAATGGACAGGTGACTTGCTCTCTATCTCCCCTGGGGCCCTTCAAGCTCGTGTCCACTTTCAGAAATTACTACTCTCTAGTGCTGGGCAGTACTTTGGACCGCGAGATTGTGCCTGCCTATGAACTGGTGGTGACTGCAAGGGATGGAGGGAGTCCTGCTCTGCAGGCCACGGCTAGCGTTTCAGTGGACATTGGCGACGTGAATGACAACGCACCTGCTTTTGAGCAGTCTTTATACACTGTGTTTGTGAAGGAGAACAACCCACCAGGAAGTCATATCTTCACTGTGTCCGCATCGGACCCTGATGCTCAGGAGAACGCTCTGGTGTCATACTCTCTGGTGGAGCGCCAGGTGGGGGAGCGTCCACTCTCAAGCTACATCTCGGTGCACTCAGAGAGCGGGAAACTGTACGCCCTGCAGCCTCTGGACCACGAGGAGCTGGAATTGCTGCAGTTCCAGGTGAGCGCCCGAGATGCGGGCTTCCCTCCTCTGGGCAGCAACGTGAGCCTGCAGGTGTTCGTGCTTGATGAGAACGACAACGCGCCAGCTGTACTGCCGCCTCACGCTGGTATTAGCCCAGTGACGGAGCTGGTATCACAATCGGTGGCTGTGGGCCATGTGGTGGCGAAGATCCGAGCTGTGGATGCGGATTCTGGCTACAATGCATGGCTGTCTTATGAGCTGCTGCCCGAGGTGGGCGTTAGGCGCAGCCCTTTCAGAGTGGGACTGTACACTGGAGAGATCAGTACGACCAGGGTCCTGGAGGAATCAGATGGCCCTCGAAACATGCTGCTAATACTAGTAAAGGACCACGGGGAGCCCACGATGTCTGCCACAGCCACGGTGACCGTGTCACTTTTGGAGAGCGGTCAGGACCTTCAGACGTCTGGTATGGCCAGGCTGCCAGCAGTGTCATCCATTGTTAAGGGAACAACACTGGTGAATGTGAACGTATATTTAATCATAGCCATCTGTTCTGTATCCAGTTTGTTGGTGCTGAGCTTGCTGGTATATGTGGCGCTGCGCTGCTCTACGCCAACGCAGGGCATTCACGGACCTGGGAAGCCCACGCTGGTGTGTTCGAATGAGGCTGGGAACTGGCCATATTCTCAGCAGCGGCTGCAGAAGATTTGCTCTGGAGAAGGAACTGTCAAGAACGACCTTATGGCCTTCAGCCCCAATCTTCCTCCATGTCCGCCAACTTCAAACAGAGAAGAGCAGGAGACCAAGAAGGAGCCTTTGGGTAAAGTGA